Proteins from one Tenrec ecaudatus isolate mTenEca1 chromosome 8, mTenEca1.hap1, whole genome shotgun sequence genomic window:
- the DOK2 gene encoding docking protein 2 isoform X2, whose translation MDEVAVKQGCLYLQQQQTFVKGQKKELSGTGLEGQLGKSSRPRMAENELYSSASSVVAQKRFAVTIRPTEASERCQLWGPHTLRVGESALELWGGPEAGTLLYSWPYRFLRRYGRDKVTFTFEAGRRCLSGEGNFEFETQQGNEIFLVLEEAISAQKNAAPPGPQTQAVTIPSGLFQLESPYSRPHDSLPQPSPTTVVPTPRSRGAEGEYAVPFDAVARALGKSFRGILGVPPQLLADPLYDSIQEHQAPRPDHIYDEPEGVAVLSLYDSPQEPQGEAWRRQAQVDRDLGSLQHVFPAGQDRSASDWPQVTEYDNLILKKGPK comes from the exons GGCCAGAAGAAGGAGCTCTCAGGGACTGGGCTGGAGGGCCAGCTGGGGAAGAGCAGCCGACCCCGCATGGCGGAGAACGAATTGTACAGCAGTGCGAGCTCAG TGGTGGCCCAGAAGAGGTTTGCTGTGACCATCAGGCCCACTGAAGCCAGTGAGAGGTGTCAGCTCTGGGGGCCTCATACGCTCCGGGTTGGGGAGAGTGCCCTGGAGCTGTGGGGCGGCCCGGAGGCAGGCACCCTACTCTACAGCTGGCCCTACAGGTTTCTGCGGCGCTATGGGCGAGACAAG GTGACCTTTACCTTTGAAGCAGGCCGCCGCTGCCTGTCTGGAGAGGGCAACTTTGAGTTTGAAACCCAGCAAGGCAACGAGATCTTCTTGGTTCTGGAGGAGGCCATCTCTGCCCAGAAGAACGCAGCCCCTCCAGGGCCCCAAACCCAGGCAGTCACCATCCCCAGTGGGCTATTCCAGCTGGAGAGCCCCTACTCCCGGCCCCATGACTCACTGCCGCAGCCATCGCCCACCACAGTAGTGCCCACGCCACGGTCTCGGGGTGCCGAGGGGGAATACGCAGTGCCCTTCGATGCTGTGGCCCGGGCCTTGGGAAAGAGCTTCAGGGGCATCCTGGGGGTCCCTCCCCAGCTCCTGGCTGACCCTCTGTATGACAGCATCCAGGAGCACCAG GCCCCCCGCCCCGACCACATATACGATGAGCCTGAGGGAGTGGCCGTCCTCTCCCTGTATGACAGCCCCCAGGAACCTCAGGGTGAGGCATGGAGGAGGCAGGCGCAAGTGGAcagggaccttggcagcctccagCATGTCTTTCCAGCAGGGCAGGACCGCTCTGCCTCGGACTGGCCTCAGGTGACTGAGTATGACAACCTCATACTCAAGAAAGGGCCAAAGTGA